A region of Mauremys mutica isolate MM-2020 ecotype Southern chromosome 2, ASM2049712v1, whole genome shotgun sequence DNA encodes the following proteins:
- the TWIST1 gene encoding twist-related protein 1 has translation MMQQDESSSPVSPADDSLSNSEEEPDRQQQPSGKRGGRKRRSSRRSAGAAVGAGEEPCSPAQGKRGKKSGAGGGGGSSSGGGSPQSYEELQTQRVMANVRERQRTQSLNEAFAALRKIIPTLPSDKLSKIQTLKLAARYIDFLYQVLQSDELDSKMASCSYVAHERLSYAFSVWRMEGAWSMSASH, from the coding sequence atgatgcagcaggACGAGTCGAGCTCTCCAGTCTCCCCGGCCGACGACAGCCTGAGCAACAGCGAAGAGGAGCCCGaccggcagcagcagcccagcggCAAGCGAGGGGGGCGCAAGCGGAGATCCAGCCGGCGCAGCGCAGGAGCGGCCGTCGGAGCCGGGGAGGAGCCGTGCAGCCCGGCCCAAGGCAAGCGAGGCAAGAAGTCCGGCGCCGGgggaggcggcggcagcagcagcggcggAGGCAGCCCCCAGTCCTACGAGGAGCTGCAGACCCAGCGGGTCATGGCCAACGTGCGGGAGCGCCAGCGCACCCAGTCCCTGAACGAAGCCTTCGCCGCCCTGCGGAAGATCATCCCCACCCTGCCCTCGGACAAGCTCAGCAAGATCCAGACCCTCAAGCTGGCGGCCAGGTACATCGACTTCCTCTACCAGGTCTTACAGAGCGACGAGCTGGACTCCAAGATGGCCAGCTGCAGCTATGTGGCCCACGAGCGGCTCAGCTACGCCTTCTCCGTGTGGAGGATGGAGGGCGCCTGGTCCATGTCCGCATCCCACTAG